The Mycolicibacterium flavescens genome has a segment encoding these proteins:
- a CDS encoding WXG100 family type VII secretion target, whose protein sequence is MSDNLRVDPLEVRMAADHVNAAADSLRSAHGTAHERMGAAAPGWIGSSAPGLSATTTKWEEESAAHYTELLKHAEDLRSAAEKYVRTDDNAATEIDSTGANLGTMGL, encoded by the coding sequence ATGAGCGACAATCTGCGGGTAGACCCGTTGGAGGTCCGGATGGCCGCCGACCACGTCAACGCGGCCGCCGACAGCCTCAGGTCTGCCCACGGCACCGCGCACGAGCGAATGGGCGCCGCCGCGCCCGGCTGGATCGGATCGAGCGCCCCGGGACTCTCAGCAACCACCACGAAGTGGGAAGAGGAGTCCGCCGCGCATTACACCGAACTCCTCAAACACGCCGAGGATCTGCGCTCGGCAGCGGAGAAGTATGTCCGCACCGATGACAACGCCGCTACCGAAATCGACTCTACGGGAGCGAATCTGGGCACCATGGGGCTCTGA
- a CDS encoding Alpha/beta hydrolase of uncharacterised function (DUF1023), translated as MTLADVARWQPEQIDEVSKAAAHRAGTSGETAEALRNLSVFGTWKGRSGEAAQQAIEQSATKLNTTQKEAILVSLGAQKAAADARAVKNDLNSLIDYAAAAPAVQLDLNTGTVTPPDTTGWTDEEIAQLEKKMAEVENRAVAVLAAAEEVDGDLARVLSAATGGDPDTPAEQGSADGESLQDGELTPEELARLQENTTLTPQEQEALARGELVLPASQMDYLNQLSRSLDGKSPAEIRAMMDKLGPNGGRVADALQLVSNENITVAGASPDAKPGDAGYVPTRGGMQNLPSGIRETFEAPLRGPTAPTAGTNDKGNPTLEWPDPYKPFPHLDEYRDVAAIVSAGDAKLQQGTALDNALLDKSEQILQNMHEAPDIAWKEDIGLGQRLVDPTVQDMLNAAGRDPMAVHDALAGADGKTPNGGFIEDLFTHHWADNGAAAGNLLNGTGTGAVPTDLADPTQAFQAEQAGQTMHAVDKWAGENSPRLLDIPGTDGQSLGQVNPDLARALADANKPYIDDMLGNPLDNTRGFAPLDDLKNPEMPVTRDLFAVIDTDPQAAATLNSQAYLNGMQYQANFEQSVIDGGTVDTADLQSAGTLRGIIDSGANIADNDAIKYGNLQEVRAYESRQEWFEFAKTVGGEIPGVKTFLEWHDKIGGDILHDIFVGDAPVPNDPTYIVQESSEALQYAVAQRLLDNNIGDPRFFAEAGLIDPGTGQLKPLEDGFADFRTALTTYFNGIDPTVKIGIEDYEDAYRDALPRPPAHTG; from the coding sequence ATGACGTTGGCCGACGTTGCGCGTTGGCAACCCGAGCAGATCGACGAGGTGTCCAAGGCGGCGGCGCACCGGGCCGGCACCAGCGGTGAGACGGCCGAGGCGCTGCGCAATCTTTCGGTGTTCGGGACGTGGAAGGGCCGGTCCGGCGAGGCCGCGCAGCAGGCCATCGAGCAGTCGGCCACCAAGCTCAACACCACGCAGAAGGAAGCGATTCTGGTGTCGCTGGGCGCTCAGAAAGCCGCGGCCGATGCCCGCGCGGTCAAGAACGACCTCAACAGCCTCATCGACTACGCGGCCGCCGCGCCGGCGGTGCAGCTCGACCTGAACACCGGCACGGTCACTCCCCCCGACACGACCGGGTGGACCGATGAGGAGATCGCGCAGCTCGAGAAGAAGATGGCCGAGGTGGAGAACCGCGCGGTCGCGGTGCTGGCTGCCGCAGAAGAGGTCGACGGCGACCTGGCCCGGGTGCTGTCCGCGGCCACCGGCGGCGATCCGGACACGCCCGCCGAGCAGGGCAGCGCCGACGGCGAATCGCTGCAGGACGGGGAGCTCACCCCCGAAGAGCTCGCACGCCTTCAGGAGAACACCACGCTGACTCCGCAGGAGCAGGAAGCGTTGGCGCGCGGCGAGTTGGTGCTGCCGGCCAGCCAGATGGACTACCTGAACCAGCTGTCGCGGTCGCTGGATGGCAAGAGCCCCGCCGAGATTCGCGCGATGATGGACAAACTCGGCCCGAACGGCGGACGTGTCGCCGACGCTTTGCAGCTGGTGTCCAACGAGAACATCACCGTCGCCGGAGCCAGCCCCGACGCCAAACCGGGCGACGCCGGCTATGTACCCACCCGCGGTGGCATGCAGAACCTGCCGTCGGGCATCCGCGAAACATTCGAGGCGCCGCTGCGCGGACCCACCGCCCCCACCGCCGGAACCAACGACAAGGGCAACCCCACCCTCGAGTGGCCCGACCCGTACAAGCCGTTCCCGCACCTCGACGAATACCGCGATGTCGCTGCGATCGTGTCCGCCGGTGACGCCAAGCTGCAGCAGGGCACCGCCTTGGACAACGCGCTGCTGGACAAGTCCGAGCAGATCCTGCAGAACATGCACGAAGCACCCGACATCGCCTGGAAAGAGGACATCGGACTGGGCCAGCGTCTCGTGGACCCCACCGTGCAGGACATGCTCAACGCCGCAGGACGCGACCCGATGGCCGTCCACGACGCGCTGGCCGGAGCGGACGGCAAGACGCCCAACGGCGGCTTCATCGAGGACCTGTTCACCCACCATTGGGCCGACAACGGTGCGGCGGCAGGCAATCTGCTCAACGGCACCGGCACCGGCGCCGTCCCGACGGACCTGGCCGATCCCACCCAGGCGTTCCAGGCCGAGCAGGCGGGACAGACCATGCACGCGGTCGACAAGTGGGCCGGGGAAAACTCCCCGCGGTTGCTCGACATTCCCGGCACCGACGGACAGTCGCTCGGACAGGTCAATCCCGACCTCGCGCGTGCGCTCGCCGACGCCAACAAGCCGTATATCGACGACATGCTGGGCAATCCGCTCGACAACACCCGCGGGTTCGCACCGCTCGACGATCTGAAGAATCCCGAGATGCCGGTCACCCGGGACCTTTTCGCGGTCATCGACACCGACCCCCAGGCCGCCGCCACCCTGAACAGTCAGGCCTACCTCAACGGCATGCAGTACCAAGCGAACTTCGAGCAGTCCGTCATCGACGGCGGCACCGTCGACACCGCGGATCTGCAGTCGGCGGGCACGTTGCGCGGCATCATCGACTCCGGTGCCAACATCGCCGACAACGACGCGATCAAGTACGGCAACCTGCAAGAGGTCCGCGCGTATGAGAGCCGCCAAGAGTGGTTCGAGTTCGCCAAGACGGTCGGCGGTGAAATCCCCGGTGTCAAAACATTTCTCGAGTGGCACGACAAGATCGGCGGCGACATTTTGCACGACATCTTCGTCGGGGATGCGCCGGTGCCGAACGACCCGACCTATATCGTCCAGGAGAGTTCCGAAGCGCTGCAGTATGCGGTCGCCCAGCGGTTGCTCGACAACAACATCGGCGATCCGCGGTTCTTCGCCGAGGCCGGGTTGATCGATCCGGGCACCGGCCAGCTCAAACCGCTCGAGGACGGCTTCGCCGACTTCCGGACCGCGCTCACCACCTACTTCAACGGAATCGATCCGACGGTGAAGATCGGCATCGAGGACTACGAGGACGCCTACCGTGACGCCCTGCCCCGCCCGCCGGCTCACACGGGATAG
- a CDS encoding cyclase encodes MAEADRSRVIAASPTQIWDVLADFGAIASWLDVDHSSILTRGPDGALVGTARRVQIGRNTLVETVTECDPQYVLAYEIAGLPKVLGTVSNRWKLEPTSGGETVVTITSTVRKGRGRTQQLVERLASRALARGSDKMLAALAKRLENTP; translated from the coding sequence GTGGCCGAAGCCGACCGCAGCCGCGTCATTGCCGCGAGCCCGACGCAGATCTGGGATGTACTCGCCGATTTCGGCGCCATCGCGTCGTGGCTCGACGTCGATCACTCCTCCATCCTGACGCGCGGTCCGGACGGCGCGTTGGTCGGAACGGCGCGGCGCGTGCAGATCGGGCGCAACACCCTGGTCGAAACCGTCACCGAATGCGATCCGCAGTATGTCCTCGCCTACGAGATCGCGGGCCTGCCCAAGGTCTTGGGCACGGTCAGCAACCGCTGGAAACTCGAACCGACCAGCGGTGGCGAGACGGTCGTGACGATCACCAGCACCGTGCGCAAGGGCCGCGGCAGAACGCAGCAACTCGTCGAACGGTTAGCCAGCCGGGCGTTGGCCCGCGGATCCGACAAGATGCTCGCCGCGCTGGCGAAGCGATTGGAGAACACCCCATGA
- a CDS encoding arylsulfatase A family protein gives MTDRPDIIIVMTDEERAVPPYEAPDVLAWRRETLTGRKWFDEHGVSFQRHYTGSLACVPSRPTIFTGQYPDLHGVTQTDGIGKTADDSRMRWLRPNEVPTLGNWFRAAGYDTHYDGKWHISHADLTDPATGEPLATNDADGVVDPKAVHRYLDADPLGPYGFSGWVGPEPHGAPLANAGLRRDPLIADRVVAWLRDRYDRRRAGDVDAMRPFLLVASFVNPHDIVLFPAWQRRSPVRPSPLDPPPIPPAPTADEDLSTKPAAQIAYREAYYSGYGPAPAIDRTYTRQAQRYRDLYYRLHAEVDAPIDRVRRAVTEGGSQNAVLVRTSDHGDLLGAHGGLHQKWFNLYDEATRVPFVVARIGDQATQPRTVTAPTSHVDIVPTLLGAAGVDVEAAAAKLAETFSEVHDLPGRNLMPVVDGAAVDESRAVYLMTRDNVLEGDTGASGMARKLKMSTKPPAPLRIRVPAHVASNFEGLVVRVDQAGGQGHLWKLVRTFDDPATWTEPGVRHLAANGIGGEAYRTSPLDDQWELYDLTDDPTEARNRWTDPDLHDLRQHLRMQLKQARAESIPERNSPWPYTSRRSRM, from the coding sequence ATGACAGATCGGCCCGACATCATCATCGTGATGACCGACGAGGAGCGCGCGGTTCCGCCTTACGAGGCACCCGACGTCCTCGCCTGGCGCCGAGAGACGCTCACCGGTCGCAAGTGGTTCGACGAGCACGGCGTGAGCTTTCAACGGCACTACACCGGATCGCTGGCCTGCGTGCCCAGCCGCCCGACGATCTTCACAGGCCAGTACCCCGACCTGCACGGCGTCACCCAGACCGACGGCATCGGCAAGACCGCCGACGACTCCCGGATGCGCTGGCTGCGCCCCAACGAGGTGCCCACGCTCGGCAACTGGTTCCGCGCGGCCGGCTACGACACGCACTACGACGGCAAGTGGCACATCTCGCACGCCGACCTGACGGACCCCGCCACCGGTGAGCCGCTGGCCACCAACGACGCCGACGGCGTCGTCGACCCGAAGGCGGTGCATCGCTACCTCGACGCCGATCCGCTTGGACCGTACGGGTTTTCGGGTTGGGTCGGCCCGGAACCGCACGGCGCCCCACTGGCCAACGCGGGGCTCCGGCGCGATCCGCTGATCGCCGACCGCGTGGTGGCGTGGCTGCGGGACCGCTACGACCGCCGCCGTGCGGGAGACGTCGACGCCATGCGGCCGTTCCTGCTGGTGGCCAGCTTCGTCAACCCGCACGACATCGTGCTGTTCCCGGCGTGGCAACGGCGCAGTCCGGTGCGCCCGTCGCCGCTCGACCCTCCGCCGATCCCGCCGGCGCCGACCGCCGACGAGGACCTGTCGACCAAACCCGCCGCGCAGATCGCCTACCGGGAGGCCTACTACTCGGGCTACGGACCGGCTCCGGCCATCGACCGCACCTACACCCGTCAGGCCCAGCGGTACCGGGACCTGTACTACCGGCTGCACGCCGAGGTCGACGCCCCGATCGATCGCGTGCGACGCGCGGTCACCGAGGGTGGCTCGCAGAACGCGGTGCTGGTCCGCACCTCGGATCACGGCGACCTGCTCGGCGCGCACGGCGGACTGCACCAGAAATGGTTCAACCTGTACGACGAGGCGACGCGGGTGCCGTTCGTGGTGGCGCGGATCGGCGACCAGGCCACGCAGCCGCGGACGGTGACGGCGCCGACGTCGCACGTGGACATCGTCCCGACGTTGTTGGGCGCCGCCGGTGTCGACGTCGAGGCGGCGGCGGCGAAGCTGGCCGAGACCTTCTCCGAGGTGCACGACCTGCCGGGCCGCAATCTGATGCCGGTGGTCGACGGCGCGGCGGTGGACGAATCGCGAGCGGTGTACCTGATGACCCGCGACAACGTGCTCGAGGGTGATACCGGCGCATCCGGTATGGCCCGCAAGCTGAAGATGTCGACGAAACCTCCTGCACCTCTGCGGATTCGGGTTCCGGCGCACGTCGCGTCCAACTTTGAGGGACTGGTGGTGCGCGTCGACCAGGCCGGCGGCCAGGGGCATCTGTGGAAGCTGGTGCGGACGTTCGACGATCCGGCGACGTGGACCGAGCCGGGAGTGCGTCATCTCGCGGCCAACGGCATCGGCGGCGAGGCCTATCGGACTTCGCCGCTCGACGACCAGTGGGAGCTGTACGACCTGACCGACGACCCGACCGAGGCCCGTAACCGGTGGACCGATCCGGACCTGCACGACCTGCGTCAGCACCTGCGCATGCAGCTCAAGCAGGCCCGCGCGGAATCCATCCCGGAGCGCAACAGTCCCTGGCCGTACACCTCGCGCCGTTCCCGAATGTGA
- a CDS encoding acyl-CoA synthetase, whose translation MSQFTETMYRNARWSTRGMVTGEPVAPVRHTWAEVNERASRISGGLAAAGIGHGDAIAVLAGAPVEIAPTAQGTWMRGASLTMLHQPTPRTDLLRWADETTAVINMISAKAVVISDPFMAAAPVLEGLGMTVLTIETLLTGASIDPVETTDDDVALMQLTSGSTGSPKAVQITHANIVANAEAMTVGCEFDVDNDVIVSWLPCFHDMGMTGYLTVPMYFGAELVKITPVDFLNDTLLWAKLIHKYKGTMTAAPNFAYTLFAKRLRRQATPGEYDLSSLRWALSGAEQVDPQDVEDLCEAGKPFGLRPEAIVPAYGMAETTVAVSFSECGRGMAVDEVDADLLAVLHRAVPASKGRTRRLVRLGRPLDGLEVRVIDEDGADLPPRGVGVLEVRGDPVTRGYTTAAGFIPAQDKRGWYDTGDLGYLTEDGEIVVCGRVKDVIIMAGRNIYPTDIERAAGRVDGVRPGCAVAVRLDAGLSRESFAVAVECKNFEDPNEVRRVERQVTHEVFAEVDVRPRNVVVLAPGMIPKTPSGKLRRAHALALVS comes from the coding sequence GTGAGTCAATTTACCGAGACGATGTACCGGAACGCCCGGTGGAGCACCAGGGGGATGGTCACCGGTGAGCCGGTCGCCCCCGTGCGGCATACCTGGGCGGAAGTCAACGAACGGGCCAGCCGGATCTCGGGCGGGCTGGCCGCGGCGGGTATCGGACACGGCGACGCGATCGCCGTGCTGGCCGGCGCGCCGGTGGAGATCGCGCCGACCGCCCAGGGCACCTGGATGCGCGGCGCCAGCCTGACCATGCTGCACCAACCCACTCCCCGCACCGATTTGCTGCGCTGGGCCGACGAGACCACCGCCGTCATCAACATGATCTCCGCGAAGGCCGTGGTGATCAGCGACCCGTTCATGGCCGCCGCCCCTGTGCTGGAGGGGCTGGGCATGACGGTGCTGACCATCGAGACACTGCTGACAGGCGCTTCCATCGACCCGGTGGAAACCACCGACGACGACGTCGCACTGATGCAACTGACGTCGGGGTCGACGGGTTCGCCGAAAGCCGTTCAGATCACCCACGCCAACATCGTCGCCAATGCCGAGGCCATGACGGTCGGTTGCGAATTCGACGTCGACAACGACGTAATCGTCAGTTGGCTGCCCTGTTTCCACGATATGGGGATGACGGGCTATCTGACCGTACCGATGTACTTCGGCGCCGAGCTGGTCAAGATCACACCGGTCGACTTCCTGAACGATACGCTGTTGTGGGCCAAGCTGATTCACAAATACAAGGGCACCATGACGGCCGCGCCCAACTTCGCCTACACGCTGTTCGCGAAGCGGCTACGACGGCAGGCCACACCTGGCGAGTACGACCTGTCGTCGCTGCGTTGGGCGCTCTCGGGCGCCGAACAGGTGGACCCGCAAGACGTCGAGGATCTCTGCGAGGCGGGCAAACCGTTCGGGTTGCGACCCGAGGCGATCGTCCCGGCATACGGAATGGCAGAAACGACGGTGGCCGTGTCGTTTTCCGAATGCGGCCGCGGGATGGCGGTCGACGAGGTCGACGCCGACCTGCTGGCAGTGCTGCACCGCGCGGTGCCCGCGAGCAAGGGTCGCACCCGTCGGCTGGTCAGGCTCGGCCGGCCCTTGGATGGTCTCGAGGTACGGGTCATCGACGAGGACGGCGCAGACCTGCCTCCACGCGGCGTCGGCGTCCTAGAAGTGCGTGGCGACCCCGTGACCCGGGGCTACACCACCGCTGCGGGCTTCATCCCGGCGCAGGACAAACGCGGCTGGTACGACACCGGCGACCTGGGCTACCTCACCGAGGACGGCGAGATCGTGGTGTGCGGACGCGTCAAGGACGTCATCATCATGGCCGGTCGCAACATCTATCCGACCGACATCGAACGTGCCGCCGGTCGCGTCGACGGGGTGCGGCCCGGCTGTGCAGTGGCGGTGCGGTTGGATGCCGGATTGTCGCGGGAATCGTTTGCGGTGGCTGTCGAGTGCAAGAACTTCGAGGACCCCAACGAGGTACGCCGCGTGGAGCGGCAGGTCACGCATGAGGTCTTCGCCGAGGTCGACGTGAGACCCCGCAACGTCGTGGTGCTCGCCCCGGGCATGATCCCGAAGACACCGTCCGGCAAGTTGCGGCGTGCACACGCGTTGGCGCTCGTGAGCTGA
- a CDS encoding glycosyltransferase encodes MARFTAGLSRALSGQGVDVSVVGDSASPHSSDQALDQADVAVVHHDFCVGADDVLDIVDGLSIPSIVIVGSVPKTPTAHQTSALEAIVGSAAHVVVMSESARQRLCHDYQVDRRKVRVIPHGATVPATIRTKRPSRPTILTWGWLAPGDGVERVIEVMASLKDVPGRPRYLVAGPTHPHVTAAEGEAYREARIDQVNRCGVSDSVTFDAGYYDGAMLATLFQQCSVVVLPYDSTEQVASSVLVEAIAHGRPVVATAFPHASELLTGGAGEVVDHDDSAGLAAALRQIVTQPRLSGAMAAEARRMAPDMAWQAVAGAYMRLAQSLLTPQRVPV; translated from the coding sequence TTGGCCCGGTTCACCGCCGGTCTGTCCCGTGCGCTGAGCGGCCAGGGGGTCGACGTCAGCGTCGTGGGGGATTCCGCGAGCCCGCATTCGAGCGATCAAGCGCTCGACCAGGCCGACGTCGCGGTCGTCCACCATGACTTCTGCGTCGGCGCCGACGATGTACTCGACATCGTCGACGGGTTGTCGATCCCGTCGATCGTCATCGTCGGCTCAGTCCCGAAAACGCCGACAGCACACCAGACGTCGGCGCTCGAGGCGATCGTCGGTTCCGCGGCCCACGTCGTCGTGATGTCCGAATCGGCACGGCAGCGGCTGTGCCATGACTATCAGGTCGACCGCCGTAAGGTTCGCGTGATCCCGCACGGCGCGACCGTCCCCGCCACGATCCGCACGAAGCGCCCCAGCAGACCCACCATTTTGACCTGGGGCTGGTTGGCGCCAGGAGACGGCGTCGAGCGCGTCATCGAGGTGATGGCTTCATTGAAGGACGTACCTGGACGCCCGCGGTACCTCGTCGCCGGTCCGACACATCCGCACGTGACGGCAGCCGAGGGTGAGGCATATCGGGAAGCCAGGATCGACCAGGTAAACAGGTGCGGCGTCTCGGATTCGGTGACGTTCGACGCAGGCTACTACGACGGAGCCATGCTGGCCACGTTGTTCCAGCAATGCTCGGTCGTCGTACTGCCCTACGACTCCACGGAGCAGGTAGCCTCCAGCGTGCTGGTCGAGGCGATCGCGCACGGCAGACCGGTGGTGGCCACCGCCTTTCCGCACGCCTCTGAACTACTCACAGGCGGGGCCGGCGAGGTCGTCGACCACGACGACTCCGCCGGACTTGCGGCGGCGTTGCGCCAAATCGTCACCCAGCCTCGTCTCTCGGGCGCGATGGCCGCCGAAGCGCGGCGCATGGCCCCGGACATGGCGTGGCAGGCCGTAGCAGGTGCCTACATGCGACTCGCCCAGAGTCTCCTGACCCCCCAACGGGTGCCGGTATGA
- the desA3_3 gene encoding fatty acid desaturase: protein MAITDIGAYTHLTEADIEALGVELDAIRSDIEESLGERDAAYIRRTILFQRALEVAGRLLIGVSRSRTGWLFGTASLAFAKCVENMEIGHNVSHGQWDWMNDPEIHSTTWEWDMVAVSAQWRYSHNYRHHVFSNVVGVDDDLGFGIMRITRDEPWQPVHLLQPLRNLLLAAIFEWGIALHGVHSERDRAEGDTVRVTRERRKLLRKIARQGVKDYVVFPALSGRRWRRALAANALANLIRNLWTYVVIFCGHFPDGAEKFTADAINEESRAEWYLRQMLGAANIDAGPLLAFSTGNLCYQIEHHLFPDLPSNRLGEIAVRVRAICDKYDLPYTSGSLVRQYLLTLRTIHKLALPDRFLTATSDDAPETASELKFA from the coding sequence TTGGCAATCACCGACATCGGTGCCTACACCCACTTGACCGAAGCGGACATCGAGGCCCTCGGTGTCGAGTTGGACGCCATACGCAGCGATATCGAGGAGTCGCTCGGCGAACGCGACGCTGCCTACATCCGGCGCACGATCTTGTTCCAACGGGCGCTCGAGGTGGCGGGGCGGTTGCTCATCGGCGTCAGCCGGTCGCGCACCGGCTGGCTCTTCGGTACGGCGTCGTTGGCGTTCGCCAAGTGCGTCGAGAACATGGAGATCGGCCACAACGTGTCCCATGGGCAATGGGATTGGATGAATGATCCGGAAATCCATTCCACTACCTGGGAATGGGACATGGTCGCTGTCTCGGCGCAATGGAGGTACTCGCACAACTACCGCCACCACGTGTTCAGCAACGTGGTCGGTGTGGACGACGACCTCGGGTTCGGCATCATGCGGATCACGCGCGACGAGCCCTGGCAACCGGTGCATCTGTTGCAGCCCCTGCGAAACCTGCTGCTGGCGGCCATCTTCGAGTGGGGTATCGCGCTGCACGGCGTCCATTCCGAACGCGACCGCGCAGAGGGTGACACCGTGCGGGTCACGCGGGAGAGAAGGAAGCTTCTTCGCAAGATCGCCCGACAGGGTGTCAAGGACTACGTGGTCTTCCCCGCGCTGAGCGGACGGCGGTGGCGTCGCGCGCTGGCCGCGAACGCGTTGGCGAACCTCATACGCAACCTCTGGACATATGTGGTGATCTTCTGCGGCCATTTCCCCGACGGAGCCGAGAAATTCACCGCCGACGCCATCAACGAGGAGAGCCGCGCCGAGTGGTACCTGCGGCAGATGCTGGGCGCCGCCAACATCGACGCCGGTCCGTTACTGGCGTTCTCGACCGGCAACCTGTGCTACCAGATTGAACACCACTTGTTCCCCGACCTACCGAGCAATCGCCTTGGGGAGATCGCCGTGCGCGTGCGTGCCATCTGCGACAAATACGACCTGCCCTACACCAGTGGCTCGCTCGTGCGTCAATACCTTCTGACGCTGCGCACGATCCACAAACTGGCCCTGCCGGACCGCTTTCTCACGGCGACCAGCGACGACGCCCCAGAAACCGCTTCTGAGCTGAAATTCGCCTGA
- a CDS encoding transglutaminase-like enzyme, predicted cysteine protease → MRRQVGVELQVEITDPTELEFQIAVAPHPNAEVHEQLSILLDGKPVEPTEISGAHGNRIHTLSVPTGTLTVEYAATIVGRTDPAPITPYDRLMYLRPSRYAEADKFYGFAATEFGSYLNSTTLLENVSSWVGTRLKYVPGSSDPIDGAADTLLAGEGVCRDYAHLVVALLRAVNVPARVVSVYAPGLYPMDFHAVAEALVDDAWRVVDATLLAPRQSLVRIAAGRDAADIAFLTNHNGAITLDKLLVTAVVDGELPNDSIDQLVSIG, encoded by the coding sequence ATGCGGCGACAGGTCGGGGTCGAACTCCAGGTCGAGATCACCGATCCGACCGAATTGGAATTTCAGATCGCCGTCGCCCCGCATCCGAATGCCGAAGTACACGAGCAGCTTTCAATTCTTCTCGACGGCAAACCCGTCGAACCGACCGAGATCAGCGGCGCACATGGAAACCGCATACACACCCTGTCCGTGCCCACAGGCACGTTGACGGTGGAGTACGCCGCGACGATCGTCGGCCGGACGGATCCCGCGCCCATCACCCCCTACGACCGGTTGATGTACCTGCGTCCCAGTCGCTACGCGGAGGCCGACAAGTTCTACGGTTTCGCCGCGACCGAGTTCGGTAGTTACCTCAACTCGACGACCCTGCTCGAGAACGTGTCCTCCTGGGTCGGCACCCGCCTGAAGTATGTCCCCGGCTCAAGCGACCCGATCGACGGTGCGGCCGACACACTGCTGGCCGGCGAGGGGGTGTGTCGCGATTATGCGCACCTGGTCGTGGCTCTGCTGCGGGCGGTGAACGTCCCGGCCCGGGTGGTATCGGTGTATGCCCCCGGGCTGTACCCGATGGACTTTCATGCGGTCGCCGAGGCGCTCGTCGACGACGCCTGGCGCGTGGTCGACGCGACGCTGCTGGCACCGCGCCAGTCGTTGGTGCGTATCGCCGCCGGACGCGATGCCGCCGACATCGCCTTCCTGACCAACCACAACGGCGCTATCACGCTGGACAAGTTGCTGGTGACGGCGGTCGTCGACGGCGAGCTGCCCAACGACTCGATCGACCAACTGGTATCGATCGGCTGA
- a CDS encoding putative flavin-nucleotide-binding protein has translation MTTDEREKFLSDVHVGVIAVERRDRAPLSVPIWYGYQPGGEVLLWTESASLKHRLIKDAGRFSITAQDEAPPYRYVTAEGDVVGIDRATDAVVREIAIRYLGDEEGNAFTDQNLTPTSVIIRMRPQRWLSFDYSTE, from the coding sequence ATGACGACCGATGAGCGCGAGAAGTTTCTGTCCGACGTCCACGTGGGCGTCATCGCCGTCGAGCGCCGCGACCGGGCGCCGCTGAGCGTTCCGATCTGGTACGGCTATCAGCCCGGCGGTGAGGTGCTGCTGTGGACGGAGTCGGCGTCGCTCAAGCACCGGCTGATCAAGGACGCCGGCCGGTTCTCGATCACCGCGCAGGACGAGGCGCCGCCGTATCGCTACGTCACGGCGGAGGGCGACGTCGTCGGTATCGATCGGGCCACGGATGCGGTGGTGCGCGAGATCGCCATCCGCTACCTCGGTGACGAGGAAGGCAATGCCTTTACCGACCAGAACCTCACCCCGACGTCGGTCATCATCCGGATGCGCCCGCAGCGCTGGTTGAGCTTCGACTACTCGACGGAGTAG